In Paenibacillus dendritiformis, the DNA window GGCTCTCGTAAATGCTGCCGAAGGCCGGGATGTCCGCGAAGTCGGTCACGAAGACATCGCCGCTGAACAGGTTGACATTCAAGCGGTTGCGCCCGTCGGGATCGTTCCGGAGCGTGACCATCGGCTCGGAGCGGAGGCGCCGAAGGAGCTTCTGGTCTTCTTCGTTTGTATTGCAGGCGAAGAAAGGAAGCGTCCCGAACAGCATCCAGATATCCCGGTGACGGGTATCTAGCAGCCGATGTATCGACTGTCTCAGATCGGAGAGCGGGAGCACCGGAAGATTCTGCGCGAACGAGCTTGGGTACATCGGATGCACCTCATGGCGCCGGCAGCCCATCTCGACGATAAGCTGATGAATCTCGCTCAGCTTGGTGTGGGTGCGGTAGTTGATCATCGATTCGGCGGAAATATACATTCCCGCCTCGCTCAGCCGCTTCGTGTTGTCGATCATCCGCTCGTACAACCGGGATGCGGCCCCGGACTTCACCTCATGGCTTGTATGGGTGAATCCGACGGCATGGAAATCTTCCATGCACGTATAGTTGAACGAAATGTGCATGACGTCCAAATAGGGAGCGACCAGTTCATAGCGGCCGATGTCGAAGGTCAGATTCGAGTTGATCTGTGTCCGTATGCCTCGCTCGCTGGCGTATTTCAAAATCGGAACGATATAGTCGGTTACGGTCTTCAGATGGAACATCGGCTCTCCGCCCGTAATGCTGAGCGTCTCCAGATGCTCGACCTCG includes these proteins:
- the yfkAB gene encoding radical SAM/CxCxxxxC motif protein YfkAB, with translation MNQLAMERVKEKQQISPAYDPWDPIRSLRAYGRHVLTSVEMTVAQMCNMRCEHCAVGHTLVMSEPPKLPLSLMLKRLDEVEHLETLSITGGEPMFHLKTVTDYIVPILKYASERGIRTQINSNLTFDIGRYELVAPYLDVMHISFNYTCMEDFHAVGFTHTSHEVKSGAASRLYERMIDNTKRLSEAGMYISAESMINYRTHTKLSEIHQLIVEMGCRRHEVHPMYPSSFAQNLPVLPLSDLRQSIHRLLDTRHRDIWMLFGTLPFFACNTNEEDQKLLRRLRSEPMVTLRNDPDGRNRLNVNLFSGDVFVTDFADIPAFGSIYESRLDDIFNSWLQDHPLSRTVDCHCPAAACCGPNLLVADMYYKGVDFKARTAHMPALAD